A DNA window from Agrobacterium vaccinii contains the following coding sequences:
- a CDS encoding glycosyltransferase, protein MTHVLYLAHDLADPAIRRRVMTLQAGGACVSLAGFTRGENTLATVDGVSPIVLGETADGRFAQRILSILKSSLELRSALKGVAKPDVIIARNLEMLALARRASAIYGRSVPVVYECLDIHRLLLNDGVVGKLVNAAQRYFARDAKLLITSSPAFVSQYFAPRSGLQLPVLLQENKVLMLDQTTLAAPAPRLPKAGEPWKIGWFGALRCRKSLEILADFAKRMDGKLEVILRGRPAYSEFDDFDGFVANALHLSFQGPYKNPEDLASIYNEVQFTWAIDFFEEGQNSSWLLPNRLYEGCLYGTLPIAVAQTETARFLETRGIGRILPSADAATLEALFRGLSEQAYLDDCHKLAAIDRQQWVTDKSDCIQLVHKLASLAAPHDGRAVEASLSPA, encoded by the coding sequence ATGACGCACGTTCTTTACCTCGCTCACGACCTTGCCGATCCGGCCATTCGTCGGCGCGTCATGACGTTGCAGGCGGGTGGAGCATGTGTGAGCCTTGCCGGGTTCACCCGGGGTGAAAACACGCTCGCCACGGTCGATGGTGTCTCCCCCATCGTCTTGGGTGAGACGGCGGATGGACGGTTTGCCCAGCGCATCCTGTCTATCCTCAAGTCCAGCCTTGAGCTGCGCAGCGCGCTGAAGGGTGTGGCCAAGCCGGATGTCATCATCGCACGCAATCTCGAAATGCTGGCGCTCGCCCGTCGGGCATCGGCTATCTACGGTCGTAGCGTTCCTGTTGTCTACGAGTGCCTCGACATCCACCGTCTGCTGCTGAATGATGGTGTTGTCGGCAAGCTGGTGAATGCAGCGCAGCGTTATTTCGCGCGCGATGCAAAACTGCTGATCACCAGTTCACCCGCTTTTGTGAGCCAATATTTTGCGCCGCGCTCCGGCCTGCAACTGCCGGTCCTGCTGCAGGAAAACAAGGTTTTGATGCTGGATCAAACCACGCTGGCAGCGCCCGCTCCGCGCCTGCCCAAGGCCGGAGAGCCCTGGAAAATCGGCTGGTTCGGCGCACTTCGCTGCCGCAAGTCACTCGAAATTCTCGCTGATTTTGCAAAACGCATGGATGGCAAGTTGGAAGTCATCCTGCGCGGACGCCCGGCTTATTCGGAGTTCGATGATTTCGATGGCTTCGTCGCCAACGCGCTGCATCTCAGCTTTCAGGGTCCTTACAAAAACCCCGAGGATCTCGCGTCGATCTATAACGAGGTGCAATTCACCTGGGCCATCGACTTCTTCGAGGAAGGCCAGAATTCCAGCTGGCTGCTGCCCAACCGTCTTTATGAGGGCTGCCTCTACGGCACGTTGCCCATCGCAGTCGCGCAAACGGAGACGGCTCGCTTCCTCGAGACGAGAGGTATCGGTCGCATCCTGCCATCAGCGGATGCCGCCACGCTCGAAGCTCTGTTCCGCGGCCTCAGCGAACAGGCTTATCTCGATGATTGTCACAAGCTTGCAGCAATCGACCGTCAGCAGTGGGTCACTGACAAGTCGGATTGCATTCAGCTCGTTCATAAACTTGCTTCCCTGGCAGCGCCGCATGATGGCCGCGCCGTGGAAGCGTCTCTCTCACCAGCTTGA
- a CDS encoding UTP--glucose-1-phosphate uridylyltransferase — MDLNRTVRKAVIPVAGNGTRFLPATKAMPKEMLTIVDRPVVQYAVDEAMQAGIEHIIFVTSRNKTAIEDYFDSAPELVNTLTKSGKTMQVLQLEKMLPVAGTVSYTRQQVPLGLGHAVWCARELVGKEPFALLLPDMVSYGARGCIAGLMELYDEVGGNILGVEECSPEETSSYGIVGVGNTVSHGFSVTEMVEKPEPSKAPSNYYLNGRYILQPEIFDILAKQERGAGNEIQLTDGMKRLAETQPFHGQKFIGRTFDCGSKQGFIAANVAFSLMRSDMEAQVLASIKELVLNHESRVKAA; from the coding sequence ATGGACCTAAATAGGACTGTCAGAAAGGCTGTTATTCCTGTTGCCGGCAACGGAACCCGCTTCCTGCCCGCAACCAAGGCGATGCCGAAGGAAATGCTGACGATCGTTGACCGGCCCGTTGTGCAATATGCCGTCGATGAAGCCATGCAGGCCGGTATCGAACATATCATCTTCGTGACCAGTCGCAACAAAACCGCCATCGAAGACTATTTCGACAGCGCGCCAGAACTCGTCAACACGCTGACGAAATCCGGCAAGACCATGCAGGTGCTTCAACTCGAAAAGATGCTGCCGGTTGCCGGTACGGTCAGCTACACTCGCCAGCAGGTGCCGCTTGGCCTTGGCCACGCCGTCTGGTGCGCGCGCGAACTGGTGGGCAAGGAGCCCTTCGCACTGCTGCTGCCGGACATGGTGTCCTACGGTGCACGCGGTTGCATCGCCGGTCTGATGGAGCTTTATGACGAAGTGGGCGGAAACATTCTCGGCGTCGAGGAATGCTCGCCCGAGGAAACCTCGTCCTATGGCATCGTCGGCGTCGGCAACACCGTCAGCCATGGTTTCAGTGTCACTGAAATGGTGGAGAAGCCGGAACCATCCAAGGCCCCTTCGAATTACTACCTCAACGGTCGCTATATTCTGCAACCGGAAATTTTTGATATTCTCGCAAAGCAGGAACGCGGCGCGGGCAATGAAATTCAGTTGACGGATGGTATGAAGCGTCTGGCCGAAACACAGCCATTCCATGGCCAGAAATTTATAGGACGTACATTCGATTGCGGCAGCAAGCAGGGCTTCATCGCCGCCAATGTTGCATTTTCCTTGATGCGCTCGGATATGGAAGCCCAAGTTCTGGCCTCCATCAAGGAACTGGTTCTGAACCATGAAAGCCGTGTAAAAGCGGCCTGA
- a CDS encoding glycosyltransferase family 2 protein, which translates to MKLTSIPDVKTLIVIPCLNEARTIDDLLLKFSSTLNHAQDRIIVADGGSTDGTRDIVANFSMQDPRVILLANPKRIQSAGINLAIEMFGAEYDYLIRIDAHGDYPDDYCHRLIEDAVKTGADSVVVAMDTVGHGTFQKATAIAQNSKLGNGGSKHREGAKGHWIDHGHHALMRVSAFTKVGGYDESFSHNEDAELDYRLRKAGFRIWMTDKTRMTYYPRSNVRPLFKQYMAYGRGRAKNLIKHRSLPKVRQMIPLAVMPVALFALLGVFHWAAVIPLCLWIAACLGYGLWMAIAQKNPLGPLAAFAAMVMHFAWSTGFWLELAGSFSAPAPVPGKAVS; encoded by the coding sequence ATGAAACTCACCAGTATTCCCGATGTCAAAACGCTCATCGTCATCCCCTGCCTCAATGAGGCACGGACGATTGACGATCTCCTGCTGAAGTTTTCCAGCACTCTCAACCATGCCCAGGACCGCATCATCGTCGCCGATGGTGGCAGCACGGATGGCACACGCGATATCGTGGCCAACTTTTCCATGCAGGACCCGCGCGTCATTCTGCTGGCCAACCCCAAGCGTATCCAGAGCGCCGGTATCAACCTCGCGATTGAAATGTTCGGCGCGGAATACGACTACCTCATCCGCATCGATGCCCACGGCGATTATCCCGATGACTATTGCCATCGGCTGATCGAGGATGCCGTCAAAACCGGCGCGGACTCGGTCGTTGTTGCCATGGATACGGTCGGCCACGGAACGTTCCAGAAGGCGACTGCCATCGCCCAGAATTCGAAGCTCGGCAATGGCGGCTCCAAGCACCGCGAAGGCGCCAAGGGTCACTGGATCGATCACGGCCACCATGCCTTGATGCGCGTATCGGCTTTCACCAAGGTCGGCGGTTACGACGAGAGCTTCAGCCACAACGAAGACGCCGAGCTGGATTACCGCTTGCGCAAGGCCGGTTTCCGCATCTGGATGACCGACAAGACGCGCATGACCTATTACCCCCGCTCAAATGTGCGCCCGCTGTTCAAGCAATATATGGCTTATGGTCGCGGACGGGCGAAGAACCTGATCAAGCACCGCTCTTTGCCGAAGGTGCGCCAGATGATTCCACTGGCTGTCATGCCCGTCGCGCTGTTTGCGCTGCTCGGTGTTTTCCACTGGGCGGCGGTCATTCCGCTGTGCCTTTGGATTGCCGCATGCCTCGGCTACGGCCTATGGATGGCTATAGCGCAGAAAAATCCCCTCGGCCCTCTGGCGGCATTTGCAGCCATGGTCATGCATTTCGCCTGGTCCACCGGTTTCTGGCTGGAACTTGCGGGCTCGTTCAGTGCACCGGCGCCCGTGCCGGGAAAGGCAGTTTCATGA
- a CDS encoding glycosyltransferase family 2 protein, whose protein sequence is MDASLNPDVTFVIAAYNSADCIVPSIESALSQQSVTLEVIVVDDCSADDTRDVVGAIAARDPRVRLIALETNLGPGGARNAGIDAATGRWIAVLDSDDVIHPDRTARMIARAEQMSAQIAVDNLDVVYTDGRPTETMFEEPFLHQRGTLTLEDFIASNILFRSTFNFGYMKPMFNRAFLAANDLRFHSTLRIGEDYLLLASALAVGGICAIEPTSGYVYNIREGSISRVLELRHVDAMIAADAEFLARYQLSPAARMAQTQRSRSLIEARHFLMLVSGIKRRSLPDVLKIAVRDPVALRHLRMPIEVRLRKLRDTIFTPSVQTDVKRQAS, encoded by the coding sequence ATGGATGCATCTCTAAATCCTGACGTCACCTTCGTCATCGCAGCCTACAATTCCGCCGACTGCATTGTCCCGTCCATCGAGAGCGCGCTCTCGCAACAGTCGGTGACACTGGAAGTCATCGTCGTCGACGATTGCTCGGCAGACGACACCCGCGATGTCGTTGGTGCAATTGCCGCGCGCGACCCACGTGTGCGGCTGATCGCGCTCGAAACCAACCTCGGCCCCGGTGGCGCGCGCAATGCTGGAATCGATGCGGCAACCGGGCGATGGATCGCGGTGCTGGATTCGGACGATGTTATTCATCCAGACCGAACGGCGCGGATGATCGCGCGGGCAGAACAGATGTCGGCGCAGATCGCGGTCGATAATCTCGATGTCGTCTATACCGATGGGCGTCCGACCGAAACGATGTTTGAAGAGCCGTTCCTCCATCAGCGCGGCACGCTGACGCTGGAGGATTTCATAGCCTCGAACATCCTTTTCCGCTCCACCTTCAATTTCGGCTACATGAAGCCGATGTTTAACCGCGCGTTTCTCGCCGCCAACGACCTACGCTTCCACTCGACCCTGCGCATCGGCGAAGATTACCTCCTGCTGGCCTCCGCATTGGCGGTGGGTGGCATCTGCGCGATCGAGCCAACATCCGGCTATGTCTACAACATCCGTGAAGGCTCGATTTCCCGTGTGCTGGAGCTTCGCCATGTCGATGCGATGATAGCGGCGGACGCGGAATTTCTCGCCCGGTATCAGCTGTCACCAGCCGCCCGCATGGCACAAACGCAGCGCAGCCGCAGCCTCATCGAAGCGCGGCATTTTCTCATGCTCGTCTCCGGCATCAAACGCCGGTCTCTGCCGGATGTGCTGAAGATCGCCGTGCGCGATCCCGTTGCCCTGCGGCATCTGCGCATGCCGATCGAGGTGCGGTTGAGAAAGCTGCGGGACACCATCTTTACGCCCTCTGTCCAGACAGACGTGAAAAGGCAGGCTTCTTGA
- a CDS encoding glycosyltransferase has translation MTGTSLVTTPVRVDIGICTFRRPAVVATLQSLFNLDIPEGVTVRLIVADNDAEPTAQASIERLREASPFEIIYVHCPKSNISIARNACLSACDADFLAFIDDDETAPREWLSELLKTAQETGAETVLGPVTAVYKPSVPDWMRNGDFHSTAPVWVNGEIITGYTCNTLLRIAAPSLAGRRFALSLGQSGGEDTHFFSHMHAAGGRIAFAEKAVLTEPVPDTRASFMWLAKRRFRSGQTHGRLLAEMKPGIRRIAQVLTASAKVIACAGLALIAVFDPVRRSRQLLRVALHMGSVSGAIGVREIRQYGTVEAT, from the coding sequence ATGACCGGCACATCGCTCGTAACCACCCCCGTGAGAGTAGATATCGGCATCTGCACCTTTCGCCGCCCCGCCGTGGTTGCGACGCTGCAATCGCTGTTCAATCTCGACATTCCCGAAGGCGTGACGGTGCGCCTGATCGTTGCCGACAATGACGCTGAACCGACAGCCCAAGCATCGATAGAGCGCCTGCGCGAGGCATCGCCGTTCGAAATCATCTATGTCCATTGCCCCAAGTCGAATATTTCGATTGCCCGCAATGCCTGCCTTTCCGCCTGCGACGCAGACTTCCTGGCCTTCATCGATGATGATGAAACCGCTCCCCGCGAGTGGCTTTCCGAACTGCTGAAAACCGCACAGGAAACCGGTGCGGAAACCGTTCTCGGTCCCGTAACCGCCGTGTACAAACCCTCGGTGCCGGACTGGATGCGCAACGGTGACTTCCATTCCACGGCCCCCGTCTGGGTGAATGGCGAAATCATAACCGGCTACACCTGCAACACACTGCTGCGCATCGCCGCCCCGTCATTGGCCGGCCGTCGTTTTGCCCTTTCACTGGGCCAGAGCGGTGGCGAAGACACGCATTTCTTCTCGCATATGCATGCTGCCGGTGGCCGCATCGCCTTTGCCGAAAAGGCTGTGCTGACCGAACCGGTGCCGGACACGCGCGCCAGTTTCATGTGGTTGGCCAAGCGCCGCTTCCGTTCCGGGCAGACCCATGGTCGTCTGCTGGCCGAGATGAAGCCCGGCATTCGCCGCATCGCGCAGGTGCTGACGGCGAGCGCCAAGGTCATCGCCTGTGCAGGTCTCGCGCTGATCGCCGTCTTCGATCCTGTCCGCCGTAGCCGACAATTGCTGCGCGTTGCCCTGCACATGGGCTCCGTCAGCGGCGCCATCGGTGTGCGGGAAATCCGCCAGTACGGCACGGTGGAGGCGACGTGA
- a CDS encoding glycoside hydrolase family 16 protein produces the protein MIASTLLALSLGAPAALAQEDNGKSFVENFDSMDRSFWYVSDGWNNGPHQNCTWSKKLVKFEEGKLQLGYQEGKAGDRNFSCGEIQTKGRYRYGTYEARIKTATGSGLNSAFFTYIGPTDKKPHDEIDMEVLGKNTSQVQLNQYVSAKGGNEKLVDVAGGADKAYNDYAFVWEPQRLRYYVNGKMVHEVTDASKIPQNPQKIFFSLWGTDTLKSWMGKFAYSGPTIMSVDRMAFTAIGDKCQFPESVACVTN, from the coding sequence ATGATTGCATCCACTCTTCTGGCCCTCAGCCTCGGCGCACCTGCCGCGCTGGCGCAAGAAGACAATGGGAAATCCTTCGTCGAAAATTTCGACAGCATGGACCGGTCCTTCTGGTACGTGTCGGATGGCTGGAACAATGGCCCGCACCAGAACTGCACCTGGTCGAAAAAGCTGGTGAAGTTCGAAGAGGGCAAGCTCCAGTTGGGCTATCAGGAAGGTAAAGCGGGCGACCGCAATTTTTCCTGTGGCGAAATCCAGACCAAGGGCCGCTATCGCTATGGCACCTATGAAGCGCGCATCAAAACCGCGACCGGATCGGGCCTGAATTCGGCTTTCTTCACCTACATCGGTCCAACCGACAAGAAGCCGCATGACGAGATCGACATGGAGGTACTGGGTAAGAACACGTCTCAGGTCCAGCTCAACCAGTACGTCTCCGCAAAGGGCGGCAATGAAAAGCTGGTGGATGTCGCGGGTGGTGCCGACAAGGCCTACAATGACTATGCCTTCGTCTGGGAGCCGCAGCGCCTGCGCTACTACGTCAATGGCAAGATGGTTCATGAGGTGACGGACGCTTCGAAGATTCCGCAGAATCCGCAGAAGATTTTCTTCAGTCTTTGGGGCACGGACACGCTGAAAAGCTGGATGGGCAAGTTCGCCTATAGCGGCCCGACCATCATGAGTGTCGACCGCATGGCGTTCACAGCGATTGGCGACAAGTGCCAGTTTCCTGAGTCCGTTGCCTGCGTGACGAACTGA